The Pristiophorus japonicus isolate sPriJap1 unplaced genomic scaffold, sPriJap1.hap1 HAP1_SCAFFOLD_313, whole genome shotgun sequence genome includes a region encoding these proteins:
- the LOC139249448 gene encoding zinc finger protein 774-like — MESHKDTRTMEKPWKCGGCGKVFRSPSELEIHRRNHTGERPFTCSECGKGFTQSSDLLRHQRVHTGERSFTCSECGKGFTQSSDLVVHQRVHTGERPFTCSECGKGFTQSSKLVAHQRVHTGERPFTCSECGKGVTQSSHLVAHQRVHTGERPFTCSECGKGFTTSSDLVQHQRGHTGERPFTCSECGKRFTRSSHMLRHQRVHTGERPFTCSECGKGFSQSSHLLIHQRVHTGERPFTCFECGK; from the coding sequence atggagagtcacaaggacacccgcaccatggagaaaccgtggaaatgtggtggctgtgggaaggtattcagatcaccatctgagctggaaattcatcgacgcaatcacaccggggagaggccgttcacctgctctgagtgtgggaagggattcactcagtcatccgacctgctgagacaccagcgagttcacactggggagaggtcgttcacctgctctgagtgtgggaagggattcactcagtcatccgaccttgttgttcaccagcgagttcacactggggagaggccattcacctgctctgaatgtgggaagggattcactcagtcatccaaacttgtagctcaccagcgagttcacactggggagaggccattcacctgctctgagtgtggaaagggagtcactcagtcatcccaccttgtagctcaccaacgagttcacactggggagaggccattcacctgctctgaatgtgggaagggattcactacatcatccgactTGGTgcaacaccagcgaggtcacactggggagaggccattcacctgctctgagtgtgggaagcgattcactcggtcatcccacatgctgagacaccagcgagttcacactggggagaggccgttcacctgctctgagtgtgggaagggattcagtcagtcatcccacctgctgatacaccagcgagttcacactggggagaggccattcacctgctttgagtgtgggaagtga